In Aedes albopictus strain Foshan chromosome 3, AalbF5, whole genome shotgun sequence, the following are encoded in one genomic region:
- the LOC109424442 gene encoding probable serine/threonine-protein kinase DDB_G0278901 gives MYEVATVAGNKLDAAYAIKSLSSIMGQISSTGSTNNNHHHGGATVGRNGKKIYHRHSSVQPALANIKLLKKENSFSGKDHHIKDPLHKARTESKNIDQLMHVASNGQSPAGPPVSIATTASNDLNLSKGSSTMFSSTNSKEFFKSGEAYHKTDICYYKTLDNGYHKLPSDSYHKMTEGCYVKLPDGSFRKLDDKVHSLDANAVIGTSTDKRSGATLGTGSAVDQSTTGRHDDSGIQYRVKNPVMKFLKRSKSHTPATIAQLQKEKDKNRLSTIQSPDLDAGRPPVSHQQQQALHHHHHHHHQQQQDSTSNNNNNNSTSSKSQHSSNAHHHHSSSSQQQQPPPNQNRRVMVTMIDGGLPVVAKSKAIHDKPKSAKARAQEASRDKVNILTPKLYFTLTLRLALRIVSVRPGIFR, from the coding sequence ATGTACGAAGTGGCCACGGTCGCGGGCAACAAACTAGACGCAGCGTACGCCATCAAGAGCCTATCGAGCATCATGGGGCAAATCTCCAGTACGGGTTCTACCAACAATAACCATCACCATGGAGGGGCCACCGTGGGTCGCAACGGCAAGAAGATCTACCACCGGCACTCGTCCGTGCAACCGGCCTTGGCCAACATCAAACTGCTGAAGAAGGAGAACTCCTTCAGCGGGAAGGACCACCACATCAAGGATCCGCTGCACAAGGCCCGGACCGAGAGTAAGAACATCGACCAGCTGATGCACGTAGCGTCCAATGGGCAGAGTCCCGCAGGCCCACCGGTCAGCATAGCGACCACCGCAAGCAACGACCTGAATCTCAGCAAAGGCTCCAGCACCATGTTCAGTTCGACCAACAGCAAGGAGTTCTTCAAATCGGGCGAAGCCTACCACAAGACTGATATTTGTTACTACAAAACCCTGGACAACGGTTACCACAAATTACCTTCCGACTCGTACCACAAGATGACCGAAGGGTGCTACGTCAAGCTGCCGGACGGTAGCTTCCGCAAACTAGACGATAAGGTACATTCCCTAGATGCCAACGCCGTCATCGGAACCTCCACCGACAAGCGGTCCGGTGCTACGCTGGGAACCGGCTCGGCCGTTGACCAATCCACAACCGGTCGGCACGACGACTCCGGCATCCAGTACCGGGTCAAGAACCCGGTCATGAAGTTTCTCAAACGTTCCAAGTCTCACACACCCGCCACCATTGCCCAGCTCCAGAAGGAGAAGGACAAGAACCGCCTCAGTACAATCCAGTCGCCGGATCTGGACGCCGGCCGTCCTCCGGTATCGCACCAACAGCAGCAGGCTCTGCACCAccatcaccatcaccaccaccagcAACAGCAGGATTCCacctccaacaacaacaacaacaactccaCCAGCAGTAAATCGCAACATTCCAGCAATGCTCACCATCACCATTCGTCGTCATCGCAGCAGCAACAGCCGCCGCCGAACCAGAACCGCCGAGTCATGGTCACCATGATCGACGGCGGCCTTCCGGTAGTAGCCAAGAGCAAAGCCATCCACGATAAACCGAAAAGTGCCAAAGCGAGGGCCCAGGAAGCCAGCAGGGATAAGGTAAATATACTAACTCCTAAACTGTATTTCACTTTGACCTTACGTCTAGCCTTACGTATTGTATCGGTAAGGCCTGGGATATTCAGATGA